Proteins from a genomic interval of Rosa chinensis cultivar Old Blush chromosome 2, RchiOBHm-V2, whole genome shotgun sequence:
- the LOC112183941 gene encoding ribonuclease MC, with protein MKNSNFIILLSVYALVQVLNVSNAEPYEYMQFVLQYPPGVCYDQSKGHCISPLPTKFHVHGIWPSNFSNTLVRCGHALRNNPFHKVQMTPLQTDLGNSWPSVLTQNNNMQFWEHEYREHGACAVESGVPPFTQRSYFEKGHQLWNQYDILAVLRQSGIKPGGQPLVTH; from the exons ATGAAGAATTCAAACTTCATTATCCTTCTATCAGTATATGCACTTGTACAAGTTCTCAACGTTTCAAATGCTGAACCCTACGAGTACATGCAATTTGTACTCCAGTACCCACCTGGAGTTTGCTATGACCAATCAAAAGGTCATTGCATCTCACCTCTCCCAACCAAGTTTCATGTACATGGAATATGGCCTTCTAACTTCTCCAATACACTTGTCCGTTGTGGGCACGCACTGAGGAATAACCCCTTTCATAAGGTGCAG ATGACACCTCTACAGACGGATTTGGGAAACTCATGGCCGTCCGTGTTAACACAAAACAACAATATGCAGTTCTGGGAGCATGAGTATAGAGAGCACGGTGCATGTGCAGTAGAGTCAGGTGTACCACCTTTCACTCAAAGGTCCTACTTTGAGAAAGGACACCAACTATGGAACCAATATGACATCCTTGCAGTGCTTCGTCAAAGTGGTATTAAACCGG GAGGACAGCCCTTGGTTACACACTAA
- the LOC112190057 gene encoding LOW QUALITY PROTEIN: putative F-box protein At3g17480 (The sequence of the model RefSeq protein was modified relative to this genomic sequence to represent the inferred CDS: deleted 2 bases in 1 codon) — protein MAEVDEDLVEKILSTLPPKALMRFKCASKGWYAQINDPRFVAKHLSYYNSSSKRLLLMKKRLVSKDIKDTANETAEEEEEEELVFSLLNLCNNDDDIDNGEDSIIVSSVEDIKIPFCMSLKTRGEAVHIVGHCNGIICLLLVKSFQVLLWNPATQEFKLLPPFHTFQMIIGMKMYGPYVQGFGYDPKLNEYKVVNIGLVSPSETRDDGYDIYNPPKAAIYTLSTDSWRKINTNAFETETTVLRPESFQIQFKQMFYWLGHEQHKELDVLDKDEDLIGPVIILLDIENEVFHDIMLPECLYHPWVFTDGMELRVWNESPALFVLVVGLQGYKPEDEYSFVIWVLDELGGPKGAWTKHLTLDPTEKPLAFLNSNEIFINDFMKLVLSYDLGSESLKDFLIQNTSYSTRQIYDESDDIVAVVYVKSIVSVLGTHKLESRNNSSAVNFSPLTHFPSGPSIVDRELHSYSIWAIPPNDVSFRIKKLMEGLRAEFGGPEIKPHITVVGSIRMTYEDVLNKFRSLPSKYFRAYQAKVNLVVTSNFYHQCVSLLIDSSTEVSHQLDCTTRICTAHWGFHSGGRPYLSLLYGNLTEEERKIALEKVSSLDKNISSLSFTISQLAVYKIDYRDITLKSWEKIAEYALPFH, from the exons ATGGCAGAGGTTGATGAAGATCTGGTGGAGAAAATCCTGTCAACTCTGCCTCCCAAGGCTCTGATGCGATTCAAATGCGCCTCTAAAGGGTGGTATGCGCAGATCAACGATCCCAGGTTCGTAGCTAAGCacctctcctattacaattccAGTTCCAAGCGTCTGCTCCTGATGAAGAAGCGTTTAGTCTCCAAGGACATCAAAGACACTGCTAATGAgactgcagaagaagaagaagaagaagagctagTGTTTTCGTTGCTTAATTTATgcaataatgatgatgatattGATAATGGTGAGGACAGCATTATTGTCTCTAGTGTCGAGGACATCAAAATTCCTTTTTGTATGAGTCTAAAGACTAGAGGCGAAGCAGTTCATATTGTAGGGCATTGCAATGGAATCATCTGTCTACTTCTAGTTAAATCTTTTCAGGTGCTTTTATGGAACCCAGCAACTCAGGAATTCAAGCTTCTTCCCCCTTTCCATACCTTCCAGATGATCATTGGTATGAAGATGTATGGTCCG TATGTTCAGGGGTTTGGATATGATCCTAAATTGAACGAATACAAAGTTGTTAACATTGGACTAGTTTCTCCTTCAGAAACGAGGGATGACGGATATGATATTTATAATCCTCCAAAGGCTGCAATATACACTTTGAGTACTGATTCTTGGAGAAAGATCAACACCAATGCTTTCGAAACAGAAACCACTGTCCTTAGGCCCGAAAGTTTCCAGATTCAATTCAAGCAAATGTTTTATTGGTTAGGACATGAGCAACATAAGGAACTGGATGTGTTGGATAAAGACGAGGACCTCATTGGACCGGTCATCATTTTGTTGGATATTGAGAATGAGGTATTTCATGATATCATGTTACCTGAGTGTTTGTATCATCCCTGGGTCTTCACTGATGGTATGGAACTTCGAGTGTGGAACGAATCCCCTGCTCTTTTTGTATTGGTTGTTGGACTTCAAGGTTATAAACCTGAAGATGAATATTCTTTTGTAATATGGGTGCTGGATGAGCTTGGTGGTCCGAAGGGTGCTTGGACAAAACACTTGACTCTTGATCCCACAGAGAAACCATTGGCATTTTTGAATAGCAATGAGATTTTTATAAATGATTTCATGAAACTTGTACTCTCCTATGACCTTGGTAGCGAAAGCCTAAAAGATTTTCTCATTCAAAACACGTCTTATTCTACTCGTCAGATATATGACGAGTCAGATGACATTGTAGCTGTTGTCTATGTGAAAAGTATAGTTTCAGTCTTGGGAACCCACAAGCTCGAGAGCAGAAATAATTCCAGTGCG GTGAACTTTTCTCCACTCACGCACTTTCCATCCGGTCCTTCCATAGTGGACAGAGAATTGCATTCATATTCAATATGGGCCATCCCACCGAATGATGTGTCTTTTAGGATCAAGAAGTTGATGGAAGGTCTCAGGGCTGAGTTCGGTGGGCCGGAGATCAAACCACATATCACTGTTGTGGGGTCTATTCGTATGACGTATGAAGATGTGCTCAACAAATTCAGATCTCTTCCTTCTAAATATTTTCGTGCATACCAAGCAAAAGTTAATCTAGTGGTTACCAGCAATTTTTATCACCAATGTGTTTCCCTACTCATTGATTCATCAACAGAAGTATCCCATCAG ttaGACTGTACAACTCGCATATGCACTGCACATTGGGGTTTCCATAGCG GTGGTAGGCCATATTTGAGTCTCCTTTACGGGAATCTGacagaagaagagaggaaaatAGCTCTAGAAAAAGTTAGTTCTCTAGATAAAAACATTTCCAGCTTGAGTTTCACCATATCTCAACTCGCAGTGTACAAAATCGACTACAGAGATATAACTCTCAAATCATGGGAAAAAATTGCTGAATATGCCCTCCCATTTCATTAG